In the Permianibacter fluminis genome, AATCCCGGATGAAGAAGCCGAGAAGATCAGCACTGTTCAAGCAGCCATTGATTACATCAAGGCCAACAGCAACTAAGTCTTCGTTGCGACTGCGCTTTGTCTGTAACAAATAAAAAAAACGGGCGGCTTTCCAGTCGCCCGTTTTTCACTTGAAGACATCTCCCAGGGAGGACCGCACGTGGTCAAACGACGCGTCGTGGTGACTGGCCTTGGCATGCTCTCGCCGCTTGGCCTCACCGTCAATGAAAGCTGGGACGGCATCAAAGCCGGCCGCAGTGGAGCTGCCTCCATTGAAGCTTTCGACACCACCAATTTCTCGACCCGCTTTTCCGCTTCGGTAAAAGGCTTCAATCCGGAAGCTTACATGCCGGCCAAAGATGCCCGTCGGATGGATTCGTTCATCCAGCTCGGCATGGCTGCCGGTGTGCAGGCCTTTCAGGATTCCGGCTTGGTTGTCACCGAAGAAAATGCTGCTCGCATCGGGTGCCTCGTTGGCGCCGGTATCGGCGGTCTCGGCACCATTGAACAAAATCACGATGCGCTCCGCGATGGCGGTCCGCGCAAAGTGTCGCCGTTCTTTGTGCCGGGTTCGATCATCAATATGGTGTCGGGCAATCTGTCGATTCAGTTCGGCTTGCGCGGCCCCAACCTGGCGATCGTTACGGCCTGTACTTCCGGCGCGCACAGCATCGGTCACGCTGCCCGCATCATCATGTACGGCGACGCCGATGTCATGGTGGCCGGTGGCGCCGAAGATGCGACCACGCCGCTCGGTCTGGCCGGTTTCGGCGCGGCCCGGTCGCTGTCGACCCGCAATGATGAGCCGACCAAGGCTTCGCGGCCTTGGGATCGCGATCGTGATGGTTTCGTGCTCGGTAACGGCGCCGGTGTGCTGGTGCTGGAAGAGTACGAACACGCGAAAAAACGCGGCGCGAAAATTTATGCAGAGCTGATCGGCTTCGGCATGTCGGGTGATGCTTACCACATGACCTCACCGCCGGAAAATGGTGCCGGTGCGGCTTTGTCGATGGCCAGCGCGTTGAAAGATGCCGGTCTCAATCCGGACCAGATCGATTACATCAACGCCCATGGCACCTCGACCAAAGCGGGCGATGCCGCCGAGACGATGGCGATCAAGCATGTGTTCGCTGCCGAAGCCAAGAAGGTGATGGTCAGCTCAACCAAGTCGATGACCGGCCATTTGCTGGGTGCGGCGGGTGCAGTCGAAGCGATTATCAGCATCCTGGCTTTGCGTGATCAGGTGGTGCCGCCGACCATTAATCTGGATAATCCGGATGAAGGTTGCGACCTCGATTATGTGCCTCACACGGCGCGGCAAGCGAAGCTGGATGTCGTCATGTCGAACTCGTTCGGATTTGGCGGTACCAACGGCACGCTGGTCTTCAAAAAGATCTAAGGCGTACGCGGCTATCGGTATCGATACCGCTGCTGACGCCGTTGTCTTTGACGTGTGTAACGCCCGGTCAGGCTCTGCCTGCCCGGGCGTTTTGATTTTCTGCCCGGACACGAGCGCAGATCGTGGCAAACCCTGCACCGAAATCGGCAACCGATGGCGAATGAAAACGGACCGTGGACCAACACATGACTGACAGCTGGCTGGATGGCATTCCGTGCGACCGCATTGCGGTGGATGATCGCGCGCTGCTGTTTGGCGACAGCTGTTTCACCACGATTGCCGTCCGTGATGGCCAGCCAGAATTGTGGCCACGCCACCGCGAGCGGCTGCAACAGAGTCTGCTGCGACTGCAATTTCCGGTGCTGGATCTGAACCTGCTGACGCAGGAAGTCATGGCGGCGTGTGCAGGCGTTGAACGCGCGATTTTGCGGGTGACGCTGACCCGGGGCGCTGGTGGCCGTGGTTACGCCTTGCCCGTTGCAGGCAACGTCCGGCGGCTGCTGCTGCGACGGGATTGGCCGGCGGACATTGATCAGCGTGGCCGCGATGGCGTGCAATTGCGCTGGTGCGAAACGCAGCTGTCGGAACAACCGCTGCTGGCCGGATTAAAACACGGCAATCGGCTGGAGCAGGTGTTGGCGCGTGCCGAGTGGCAGGACGCCCGCATCGCCGAAGGCTTGATGTGTGATCGCAACGGTCATGTGATCGAAGGCACGACCAGCAATCTGTTTTTCTGCAATGCTGATGGCCATTGGTGCACGCCAGCGCTGGATCGCTGTGGCGTGGCCGGGGTCATGCGCGCCGAGTTGCTGGCGCGGTTTCAGGCGCAGGGCATCAACGTAGCGCAAGGTGATTATTCGATGGCCGATGTGCAGACAGCGACCGAAGTGTTTATCTGCAACAGCATCATCGGCTTGTGGCCGGTGCTGGCGCTGGCGGACCGGCGCTGGGTCATCGGCGAACAAACCCGTCGCCTGCAACAGGCCATTGGCCGGAGCGTTTCGCCATGAGCAGGAGCGTTTTGCCATGAAAGCTCTGCTTCGCTTGCTGGCGATTTTGATTGCGCTGGGGTTGGCGGCTGGCGGCTATGTGTTCTGGCAAGTGAGTGCGCTGGATCAGGCTGTGCTCAACAGCGATTCCGAAACGGTCGAGTACGAAGTGGCGCGGGGCAGCAATGCCAATGCCGTGCTGCGCGACTGGCAAAGCAAAGGCTGGCTGCAGGCATCACCGTGGTGGCGGGTCTGGTTGAAGCTGCATCCGCGCGAGGCCGATATCAAAGCCGGCACCTATCGGATTGCGCGCGGTGACTCGCTGCGCAGCGTGCTGTACCGGATGTGGGCCGGTGATGTCATCCATTATTCGGTAACCTTCGTCGAAGGCTGGAATATTCGCGATCTGCGCGCGGTGCTGGCGAAAGCGCGCAAGCTCAAACAAACGGTGCCGGTCATGACCGACGCCGAACTGATGGCGGCACTCGGCAAGCCGGGTCTGCACCCGGAGGGGCAATTCTTTCCGTCGACGTACTCCTATACCGAAACCATGTCCGATCGCGACGTGCTCGCCGAAGCGATGCGGGTGATGGACACCGTGCTGGCGCAGGAGTGGGAAAAACGCCAGCCGCAATTGCCGTATGCCACGCCTTATGAGGCGTTGATCATGGCGTCGATTGTCGAAAAGGAAACCGG is a window encoding:
- the fabF gene encoding beta-ketoacyl-ACP synthase II, encoding MVKRRVVVTGLGMLSPLGLTVNESWDGIKAGRSGAASIEAFDTTNFSTRFSASVKGFNPEAYMPAKDARRMDSFIQLGMAAGVQAFQDSGLVVTEENAARIGCLVGAGIGGLGTIEQNHDALRDGGPRKVSPFFVPGSIINMVSGNLSIQFGLRGPNLAIVTACTSGAHSIGHAARIIMYGDADVMVAGGAEDATTPLGLAGFGAARSLSTRNDEPTKASRPWDRDRDGFVLGNGAGVLVLEEYEHAKKRGAKIYAELIGFGMSGDAYHMTSPPENGAGAALSMASALKDAGLNPDQIDYINAHGTSTKAGDAAETMAIKHVFAAEAKKVMVSSTKSMTGHLLGAAGAVEAIISILALRDQVVPPTINLDNPDEGCDLDYVPHTARQAKLDVVMSNSFGFGGTNGTLVFKKI
- the pabC gene encoding aminodeoxychorismate lyase; translated protein: MTDSWLDGIPCDRIAVDDRALLFGDSCFTTIAVRDGQPELWPRHRERLQQSLLRLQFPVLDLNLLTQEVMAACAGVERAILRVTLTRGAGGRGYALPVAGNVRRLLLRRDWPADIDQRGRDGVQLRWCETQLSEQPLLAGLKHGNRLEQVLARAEWQDARIAEGLMCDRNGHVIEGTTSNLFFCNADGHWCTPALDRCGVAGVMRAELLARFQAQGINVAQGDYSMADVQTATEVFICNSIIGLWPVLALADRRWVIGEQTRRLQQAIGRSVSP
- the mltG gene encoding endolytic transglycosylase MltG, which produces MKALLRLLAILIALGLAAGGYVFWQVSALDQAVLNSDSETVEYEVARGSNANAVLRDWQSKGWLQASPWWRVWLKLHPREADIKAGTYRIARGDSLRSVLYRMWAGDVIHYSVTFVEGWNIRDLRAVLAKARKLKQTVPVMTDAELMAALGKPGLHPEGQFFPSTYSYTETMSDRDVLAEAMRVMDTVLAQEWEKRQPQLPYATPYEALIMASIVEKETGHASDRHDIAGVFVRRLDKNMRLQTDPTVIYGLGARFDGNLRKVDLQTDTPYNSYTRAGLPPSPICMPGREAIQASLNPAAGDALYFVARGDGTTVFSATLEQHNAAVREFQLKRRGRGR